The proteins below are encoded in one region of Streptomyces sp. NBC_00490:
- a CDS encoding DNA cytosine methyltransferase has product MILDLFAGPGGWSRALHVFGVRDIGLEWDEWACKSRAAAGQLTIRTDVARYPTWPFIGRTRGMIASPPCQAWSMAGKRLGLLDQPLVHAAVADLAAGRDSRERLLAACRDERSLLAAEPMRYLYALNMVGEPDWVAMEEVPHVLPLWKQYAAVLRGWGFSVWYGILNAADFGVPQTRKRAILLASRVRTARPPTPTHSQLAEPESLFGPGRARWVSMAEALGWGATDRPVPTVCAGGGPGGGPEPFPSGSRKTLSDARERGTWMPRPDGVVLQSRPEGAGWAAPHGTHENRAADAPTPPFTAEAHRWSWSLCSNNQANATVRPLSEPAGTLFFGHRANECTWIAEPASPPAMDVDAPAVPEPIRITAHEAGILQTFPADYPWAGNKGQQFSQIGNAVPPLLAGHLLAPHLGVTLDPDDFTLAA; this is encoded by the coding sequence GTGATACTCGACCTCTTCGCGGGGCCGGGCGGCTGGAGCAGGGCGCTGCACGTCTTCGGCGTGCGCGACATCGGGCTGGAATGGGACGAGTGGGCGTGCAAGTCCCGGGCCGCGGCTGGGCAGTTGACCATCCGCACCGACGTGGCAAGGTATCCGACCTGGCCCTTCATCGGCCGCACCCGCGGAATGATCGCTTCCCCTCCGTGCCAGGCGTGGAGCATGGCCGGCAAACGCCTCGGCCTGCTCGACCAGCCGCTGGTGCACGCGGCGGTCGCGGACCTGGCCGCCGGACGCGACTCCCGCGAACGCCTCCTCGCCGCATGCCGTGACGAGCGCTCCCTGCTCGCAGCCGAGCCGATGCGCTATCTGTACGCCCTGAACATGGTCGGCGAGCCCGACTGGGTCGCCATGGAGGAAGTGCCGCACGTCCTGCCCTTGTGGAAGCAGTACGCGGCCGTCCTGCGCGGGTGGGGGTTCTCCGTCTGGTACGGGATCCTCAACGCGGCCGACTTCGGCGTCCCGCAGACCAGGAAGCGGGCGATACTCCTGGCCTCCCGCGTCCGTACGGCGCGGCCTCCTACCCCCACGCACTCCCAACTGGCCGAACCGGAGTCGCTGTTCGGTCCCGGCCGCGCCCGCTGGGTCAGCATGGCCGAGGCTCTGGGATGGGGCGCCACCGACCGGCCCGTCCCCACCGTCTGCGCGGGCGGTGGACCCGGCGGCGGACCCGAACCGTTCCCGTCGGGCTCCCGCAAAACGCTGTCCGACGCCCGTGAGCGCGGCACCTGGATGCCCCGGCCGGACGGAGTGGTCCTGCAGTCCCGCCCCGAAGGCGCCGGATGGGCGGCCCCGCACGGCACACACGAGAACCGAGCCGCCGACGCTCCGACGCCGCCGTTCACCGCTGAGGCCCACCGCTGGTCCTGGTCCCTGTGCAGCAACAACCAGGCAAACGCCACTGTCCGTCCACTGTCCGAGCCGGCTGGCACGCTGTTCTTCGGGCACCGCGCGAACGAGTGCACTTGGATCGCCGAGCCCGCCTCACCGCCGGCCATGGATGTCGACGCGCCAGCGGTTCCCGAGCCGATCCGAATCACCGCCCACGAGGCGGGCATCCTGCAGACCTTCCCCGCCGACTACCCCTGGGCCGGCAACAAGGGCCAGCAGTTCTCCCAGATCGGCAACGCCGTGCCCCCGCTGCTCGCCGGCCACCTCCTCGCCCCACACCTCGGCGTCACCCTCGACCCCGACGACTTCACCCTCGCCGCCTGA
- a CDS encoding DUF5655 domain-containing protein: MSGLKLFRTDTTNSGMTEVMPRLAEIEADVQGLVEAHMETLLGVRFLASEYGTGPVHGGRIDSLGLDENGSPVIVEYKRGVDAGVINQGLFYLSWLMDHRAEFEHLVRDRLGVTAASQVLWSGPRLICIAGDFTRHDAHAVREHRRSIDLVRYRLFGRDLLGLETVASVSGSVQVTRRARRGAVARAAADAQGAAMVELAGAVDEVLLGLGDGVNRVERKTYRAYQRLRNFACLCPPQRSKLLVYLKVDPKEVDLVPGFTRDVSGLGHHGTGDLEVQLRTPRDVERAQELFRASYAAA; this comes from the coding sequence GTGTCGGGCCTGAAGCTGTTCCGCACGGACACGACGAATAGCGGCATGACCGAGGTCATGCCGCGTCTTGCTGAGATCGAGGCCGATGTGCAGGGTCTCGTCGAGGCGCACATGGAGACGCTGCTGGGCGTCCGATTCCTGGCGAGCGAGTACGGCACTGGGCCGGTGCACGGGGGCCGGATCGACTCGCTCGGGCTGGACGAGAACGGATCGCCGGTCATCGTGGAGTACAAGCGCGGTGTCGACGCCGGCGTCATCAACCAGGGGCTGTTCTACCTCTCGTGGCTGATGGACCACCGGGCGGAGTTCGAGCACCTGGTCCGCGACCGGCTCGGGGTGACGGCCGCGTCCCAGGTCCTGTGGAGCGGCCCGCGCCTGATCTGCATCGCCGGCGACTTTACCCGCCACGACGCGCATGCCGTGCGTGAGCACCGGAGGTCGATCGACCTGGTCCGCTACCGACTCTTCGGCAGGGACCTGCTCGGGCTTGAGACCGTGGCCTCCGTGAGCGGCAGCGTGCAGGTGACCCGCCGGGCACGGCGCGGGGCGGTTGCTCGGGCGGCGGCCGATGCCCAGGGCGCGGCGATGGTGGAGTTGGCGGGCGCGGTCGACGAGGTCCTGCTCGGGCTCGGGGACGGCGTGAACCGGGTTGAGCGCAAGACCTACCGGGCGTATCAGCGGCTGCGGAACTTCGCCTGCCTGTGCCCGCCGCAGCGCAGCAAGCTGCTGGTCTACCTGAAGGTCGACCCGAAGGAGGTCGACCTTGTTCCGGGCTTCACCCGGGACGTGTCCGGTCTCGGTCACCACGGGACGGGTGATCTGGAGGTGCAGCTCCGTACGCCGAGGGACGTGGAGCGGGCGCAGGAGCTGTTCCGGGCGAGCTACGCGGCGGCGTGA
- a CDS encoding type IV secretory system conjugative DNA transfer family protein — protein sequence MPPSSSSSNTDGYDLVLRLLLGVLAVVVPLSHLAWLSGNITAYLTGTSWAPYQPTNALLHPEQVWSDAGEASLLIGARIVPVLLLLALGAGAGVLWARHNNRSGSRKKITDMAKARDIEPLMAKAITDKARSLRPSLKDSKHIDAKDTGILLGNLQGSRHEVRMGFEDVAVAIMAPRSGKTTSLAIPSMLGAPGPVLLTSNKAAGDAFTTAYEARARVGAVWTMDPQQIAHAAREMWWNPLASATTLDGANRLAGHFLAATVDASQQGDFWSKAGSNILSQLLLAAALDERPITDIMQWLAFPADRTPLDILRDHDFAAVAAQLKGTVEGPPETRDGIYETARQYASALLNAEIAAWVTPQRDVPEFRPEQFVTSTDTLFLLSKDGGGGASALIAACADSVMRAATAQAERAGGRLDPPMLAILDEAANVCKISDLPDLYSHLGSRGIIPITILQSYRQGQKVWGDAGMDAMWSASTVKVIGSGIDDPDFADKLSRLIGDHDVETTSTSHSESGKSTSVSMRQERILPADAIRALPKGTALCFATGMRAAMLDLRPWYREPGAEELSAASARASQAITARAVAKHAPTQSDFGLAT from the coding sequence TTGCCACCTTCCTCCTCCAGCAGCAACACCGACGGATACGACCTCGTCCTGCGCCTCCTCCTCGGGGTGCTCGCCGTCGTCGTCCCCCTGTCCCACCTGGCCTGGCTGTCCGGCAACATCACCGCCTACCTCACCGGCACCAGCTGGGCCCCCTACCAGCCGACCAACGCCCTGCTCCACCCCGAGCAGGTCTGGTCCGACGCAGGAGAAGCGTCCCTGCTGATCGGTGCCCGCATCGTCCCCGTTCTCCTGCTCCTCGCTCTCGGGGCAGGGGCTGGCGTCCTGTGGGCCCGGCACAACAACCGAAGCGGCAGCCGGAAGAAGATCACCGACATGGCCAAGGCCCGGGACATCGAGCCGCTGATGGCCAAGGCGATCACCGACAAAGCCCGCTCCCTGCGCCCCAGCCTGAAGGACAGCAAGCACATCGACGCGAAGGACACCGGCATCCTTCTCGGCAACCTGCAGGGCAGCCGCCACGAGGTACGGATGGGGTTCGAGGACGTCGCCGTCGCGATCATGGCGCCCCGGTCCGGCAAGACCACCTCGCTCGCCATCCCGTCCATGCTCGGCGCACCCGGCCCGGTCCTGCTGACGTCGAACAAGGCCGCCGGCGACGCCTTCACCACCGCCTACGAGGCAAGGGCCCGGGTGGGGGCGGTGTGGACCATGGATCCACAGCAGATCGCGCATGCCGCCCGCGAGATGTGGTGGAACCCTCTCGCCAGCGCGACCACCTTGGACGGGGCGAACCGTCTGGCCGGACACTTCCTCGCGGCCACGGTGGACGCCTCCCAGCAGGGCGACTTCTGGTCGAAGGCCGGCAGCAACATCTTGTCCCAGCTGCTCTTGGCCGCGGCGCTCGACGAGCGGCCCATCACCGACATCATGCAGTGGCTCGCCTTCCCCGCCGACCGCACTCCGTTGGACATCCTGCGCGACCACGACTTCGCCGCCGTCGCCGCTCAGCTCAAGGGCACCGTCGAAGGTCCCCCGGAAACGAGGGACGGTATCTACGAGACAGCCCGGCAGTACGCCTCCGCGCTCCTGAACGCGGAAATCGCCGCGTGGGTGACGCCGCAGAGGGACGTTCCGGAATTCCGGCCGGAGCAGTTCGTCACGTCCACCGACACGCTGTTCCTACTCAGCAAGGACGGTGGCGGCGGAGCCTCGGCGCTGATCGCCGCGTGCGCGGACTCGGTGATGCGGGCCGCGACCGCGCAGGCCGAACGTGCCGGCGGGCGCCTGGATCCGCCCATGCTGGCGATCCTCGACGAGGCCGCCAACGTGTGCAAGATCAGCGACTTGCCAGACCTGTACTCCCACCTCGGCAGCCGCGGGATCATCCCGATCACGATCCTCCAGTCCTACCGCCAAGGCCAGAAGGTCTGGGGAGACGCGGGCATGGACGCCATGTGGTCCGCCTCGACTGTCAAGGTGATCGGCAGCGGTATTGACGACCCGGACTTCGCGGACAAGCTCAGCCGCCTGATCGGCGACCACGACGTGGAGACCACGTCCACCTCGCACTCGGAGTCCGGCAAGAGCACGTCAGTGTCGATGCGGCAGGAACGGATCCTGCCCGCCGACGCGATCCGCGCCCTGCCCAAGGGCACCGCGCTCTGCTTCGCCACCGGCATGCGCGCCGCCATGCTCGACCTCCGGCCGTGGTATCGGGAGCCCGGCGCGGAGGAACTGTCCGCGGCGTCCGCCCGCGCATCGCAAGCGATCACCGCCCGCGCCGTCGCGAAGCACGCGCCGACACAGTCCGACTTCGGGCTGGCCACGTGA
- a CDS encoding DUF317 domain-containing protein — MTPHHVAEPDRPAWHASFGARTAVKLIAAFTDALTDPAPAAAGPRDPYGALRQAQFGAHTPPHLVAAFTATLGDP; from the coding sequence GTGACCCCGCACCACGTCGCCGAGCCGGACCGGCCCGCCTGGCACGCCAGCTTCGGCGCCCGCACGGCCGTCAAACTGATCGCCGCCTTCACCGACGCCCTCACCGACCCGGCCCCAGCCGCTGCCGGGCCGCGCGACCCGTACGGAGCGCTCCGGCAGGCCCAGTTCGGTGCGCACACTCCGCCACACCTTGTCGCCGCGTTCACCGCCACGCTCGGCGATCCGTAG
- a CDS encoding DUF317 domain-containing protein, with protein sequence MTPAIDAHVRLDTHPTHPSAVTAILTGSQARVALIALEAADWSVAADNILVLARIDHEEPYWAEDAAKHLIAEGITVEITPRLQEAIDEEWTWANYPMPWCTRSEIREVSNQAQKIHDDIRHSQLLIHAHAHDGHTTVAVGTYLHPGGKSVYLHGEDHLRQIADTFDSPAKALLAFEKVHSAEMRPGPAPLTDTERAAIEARSVFDVTTAKPEPSRPEPETVPVYLSGAGDHDALLDTFLDAHSEFEKWRTWSDDTTHAIHESQTLRIERVHETSAHETAWTVAAYETPVSDRMWVLTATGATPAPVLQNLLIHLADGNGWDTVIGAPVDEKMVTAATQPLSDARWKHTADGRWIRWTSPDGDAGVQFDAFAAQHASQNLATWTIWAGSGPDRPTWAITASPHTPSSLLADLSESLAHETGTRQAQLGPEHKARLAASAPAAPAVTAGRPASRSR encoded by the coding sequence GTGACTCCCGCCATCGACGCCCACGTCCGCCTCGACACCCACCCCACTCACCCGAGCGCCGTGACCGCCATCCTGACCGGCAGTCAGGCCCGCGTCGCTCTCATCGCTCTGGAGGCTGCCGACTGGAGCGTCGCCGCCGACAACATCCTGGTCCTGGCCCGCATCGATCACGAGGAGCCCTACTGGGCCGAGGACGCAGCCAAGCACCTGATCGCCGAAGGCATCACCGTCGAGATCACCCCTCGGCTCCAAGAGGCCATCGACGAGGAATGGACCTGGGCGAACTACCCGATGCCCTGGTGCACCCGCAGCGAAATCCGCGAGGTCTCCAACCAGGCTCAGAAGATCCACGACGACATCCGCCACAGCCAGCTCCTCATCCACGCCCACGCCCACGACGGCCACACCACCGTCGCGGTCGGCACCTACCTCCACCCAGGCGGCAAGTCCGTCTACCTGCACGGCGAGGACCACCTGCGCCAAATCGCCGACACCTTCGACTCACCCGCCAAGGCCCTGCTCGCCTTCGAGAAGGTCCACTCGGCCGAGATGCGCCCCGGCCCGGCTCCCCTGACCGACACCGAACGCGCCGCCATCGAAGCCCGCTCCGTCTTCGACGTCACCACAGCCAAGCCCGAACCCTCCCGCCCGGAGCCGGAGACCGTCCCCGTCTACCTGTCCGGTGCCGGCGACCACGACGCGCTCCTCGACACCTTCCTCGACGCGCACAGCGAGTTCGAGAAGTGGCGAACCTGGTCGGATGACACGACCCACGCCATCCACGAATCGCAGACCCTGCGTATCGAGCGCGTCCACGAAACCTCCGCCCACGAGACCGCCTGGACCGTAGCCGCCTACGAAACCCCCGTCTCCGACCGCATGTGGGTCCTCACCGCGACCGGCGCCACCCCCGCCCCGGTGCTGCAGAACCTGCTGATCCACCTCGCCGACGGCAACGGCTGGGACACGGTCATCGGGGCCCCGGTGGACGAGAAGATGGTCACCGCAGCCACCCAGCCGCTCTCCGACGCCAGATGGAAGCACACCGCGGACGGACGATGGATCCGCTGGACGTCCCCCGATGGGGACGCGGGCGTCCAGTTCGACGCCTTCGCCGCACAGCACGCGAGTCAGAACCTGGCCACCTGGACCATCTGGGCCGGCTCTGGTCCGGACCGGCCCACCTGGGCCATCACCGCGTCCCCGCACACCCCGAGTTCGCTGCTGGCCGATCTCTCCGAATCCCTCGCCCACGAGACCGGCACGCGCCAGGCCCAGCTGGGCCCCGAGCACAAGGCCCGCCTCGCCGCCAGTGCGCCGGCGGCTCCGGCGGTCACGGCCGGCCGACCCGCCAGCCGTTCACGCTGA
- a CDS encoding DnaB-like helicase N-terminal domain-containing protein, with protein sequence MPHAPEPDEDDLDAIPPPQPVFHVEQALLGALLLEPHRLSNVTGIAADSFSTAAHSALYAAITTLPPPDTAEHAKNTKWLDRVLATGREQARGLTASYLHTLIQVCPWASHAPAYARMVEAEHARRCLRTAAERLVHTVHDASLPHPVQTVLAEADALAAVVDDIANRFPPRAGVLPRTTAPPPPAAPDPAEAVEEEQILLATATAYPADIEAVRWLLPEDLTLPLHAGLWQCLTTLARRREPVDPVTVLWEAQQRGLLDDGSEPGEVLRLLTEPAGSVEHWGERALQRSLLATAEQTGRRIEAYANDPANTPFQLVVGARRGLADISAIRTRWQHATGAAPTQRQRPAPTTRADPPTTTAAHAARSTRATR encoded by the coding sequence ATGCCCCACGCCCCCGAACCCGACGAAGACGACCTCGACGCCATCCCACCGCCCCAGCCGGTGTTCCACGTCGAGCAGGCCCTCCTCGGCGCCCTCCTCCTCGAACCGCACCGCCTCAGCAACGTGACCGGCATCGCCGCCGACTCGTTCTCCACCGCCGCGCACTCCGCCTTGTACGCCGCGATCACCACCCTGCCGCCGCCCGACACCGCCGAGCACGCGAAGAACACCAAGTGGCTCGACCGCGTGCTCGCCACAGGCCGGGAGCAGGCGCGCGGACTCACCGCCTCCTACCTGCACACCCTCATCCAAGTCTGCCCCTGGGCCAGCCACGCCCCCGCCTACGCCCGGATGGTCGAAGCCGAACACGCCCGCCGCTGCCTACGGACGGCTGCAGAACGCCTCGTCCACACCGTCCACGACGCCAGCCTCCCGCACCCCGTACAGACGGTGCTCGCCGAGGCGGACGCACTCGCTGCGGTCGTGGATGACATCGCTAACCGCTTCCCGCCACGCGCAGGCGTGCTGCCGCGCACCACCGCCCCGCCGCCGCCCGCCGCACCCGACCCCGCAGAGGCAGTCGAGGAGGAACAGATTCTGCTCGCCACCGCTACGGCCTACCCCGCCGACATCGAGGCCGTCCGGTGGCTGCTCCCCGAGGACCTCACCCTGCCGCTGCACGCCGGCCTGTGGCAGTGCCTGACCACCCTGGCCCGCCGCCGCGAGCCCGTTGACCCTGTCACGGTTCTGTGGGAAGCCCAGCAGCGCGGCCTGCTGGACGACGGCAGTGAACCGGGCGAGGTGCTTCGCCTGCTGACCGAACCGGCCGGTTCCGTCGAGCACTGGGGGGAGAGAGCCCTGCAGCGCTCCCTTCTGGCCACGGCCGAACAAACCGGCCGACGCATCGAGGCGTATGCCAACGACCCGGCGAACACTCCGTTCCAGCTCGTCGTCGGCGCCCGCCGCGGCCTCGCCGACATCAGCGCCATCCGCACCCGCTGGCAGCACGCCACCGGAGCCGCCCCGACACAGCGGCAGCGACCAGCGCCCACCACCCGCGCCGACCCGCCGACCACCACGGCCGCGCACGCCGCCCGGTCCACACGAGCAACCCGGTAG